A stretch of DNA from Alicyclobacillus acidocaldarius subsp. acidocaldarius Tc-4-1:
TGCATGAACCCATGCAGCCCTCCGGCGCGCTGAACAATGTCCTCTCCGGGGCGCAAGTGAAGGTGGTACGTGTTCGCCAGGATGATGCCCGCGCCGAGCTCCTCAAGCTCCCAAGGCGCCATCGTTTTCACGGTGGCCTGTGTGCCAACCGGCATAAACACCGGAGTGTCGATCACGCCGTGCGGCGTGTACAGCCTCCCCCTCCGCGCCTCCGTGCGGGAGCATCGCTTGAGGAGTTCATACCTCACGGGTACCTGCAATGTCGGCCCTCCTCTTGATGAACATGGCGTCGCCAAAGCTAAAGAACCGGTACGAACGCTCCACGGCCTCGCGGTACACGGCCTTCGCGTAGTCCGTGCCCATGATGGCGCACACCAGCATGAACAGCGTCGACTTGGGCAGGTGAAAATTCGTAATAAGCCCGTCCATGATGTGGAACTTGAAACCCGGATAGATGAAAATGTCGGTCTCTCCCTGCTTCGCCTCCAGCACACCGGACTGACCCGCCGCCTCGAGCGTCCGCAGCGCCGTGGTGCCGACGGCGATGACCGGCCTGCCGTCGGCCTTGGCGCGGTTCACCATCTCGGCCGTCTCCGGACTGACTTCGTACCACTCGCTGTGCATCCGGTGTTCTTCCACGTTTTCCACCTGCACGGGGCGAAACGTCCCGATTCCCACGTGCAGCGTCACGTGGCATAGCTGAACGCCCTTGTCCCGAAGTCTCTGCAGCAATCGCTCCGTGAAATGGAGACCCGCCGTGGGTGCGGCCACCGATCCCACGCGTTTCGCGTACACGGTCTGGTACCGCTCCTGGTCCTCCAGTTTTTCATGAATGTAAGGCGGAAGGGGCATCTCACCCAGCCGATTCGCGATGTCGATCACGGACTCCGTTGTGTCGAATCGCACAAGCCGTATGCCTTCGTCCTCCTCGCCCACGACTTCCATCTCGACGACATCTCCACCTTCGCCGAGCACCAGCCGGTGACCGACGCGAACCCGCTTCGCGGGGCGAGCCAGGCATTGCCATGTATTCGGCTGATGGTCGATCGGACGAACCAGCAAAAGCTCGACGTGTCCGCCCGTGTCGGGCTTCACAGCATGTAAACGCGCAGGCAGGACGCGCGAGTCGTTCATCACCAGGACATCGCCCGGATTCAACTCCTCGACAATGTCCGCAAAGATGCGGTGCCGAACGACGCGATCCACCGGATCGACCACAAGCAGCCGGGATTGGTCTCGCTCCGGCAGCGGCTGTTGCGCAATCAAATGCTCAGGAAGTTCATAATCAAAGTCTTCGACGCGCACGAACATTCCTCCCAACGCGTATCACAGGGTCAAAGCGAAAAAAGCTGCCCCATCACTGGGACAGCCCGTTTCGTCTCATGGTTTCGTGGCCCACGGACGATGTCGTGTGGGACGAACGAGCATCACCCATTATACCGAGGCTCACCGCGGGAATTCAAAGGCTGGCTCAAGGCCGCTTCCACGATGCTGGCGACTTCCTCGTAGTTGCCGGTGTTCAACCCTTCGAGCGCCGTGTGAAGGTCGTGGGCCTGCGCGACTACGGTCTGGACGTTGGCCGAGCTCAAATCGCTCAGGTGGACGTGCACGCCTACCTCTTGCGCCAGGAGATAGCTCGCGTACTGCGCAGGCGCCACGTGATTCGCCAGCGCCTGGTCCCACACGCTCCGCGACAGGGCCATGCTATAGACATTGCCCTGGCCCTGCGTCGCGCCCTGAACGGCGCTCGTCACAGCGCGATTGATGTCGGAGCCGACGTCGTCGCCGTCGAGCGAGGTGGTGGCCACCACGACACTGTCGTTTCGCGGCATCTTCCCCTCGGCCGCGAGCTCACCAACGAGCGATCGGACCGCGTCCGCGAGCGGTTTGCCCTTCACGCGCACGTGCGCGAGGATGGACTGGCCGACTGCGTTATACGCGCTCGCCGACACCACGCGCATGTGCTGGTCGACGGCAAGGCTCCACTCGGCATTGGCATCGACCGACACGAGCGCCTGGGGCCGCGCGCCCCACCCGGCCACGGACAGTGCGCCCCCTCCCATCGCGGCGCAGAGGGCGCAAGCCGCAACGGCCCCAATCGCCACACGGCGTCGGGCCCAAGCGCGCAGCAACCCTCCGCCCGCCCGTCCTCCGACGCCCATGTCGATCACGTCGCCGACCGACATGCCGGGCCTCGCGGTCACGTTCACAAAGGCTCCGTCGTCCGTGAGCAAAATGGCGCGATTGCCCTGGAGCTCCACCACGACGGCGCGACCCCGGACTCGCACACTCATGACGTCAATCCCCTTCCGCCCTGAGAAGAAACGACTTCAACATCGGAAAGTCACCGGACAGCAAGAGAACCATCGCAAGGATGTACTTGCGCTGGCGTTCGAGCGTCTTGCGCGACACGCGGACCCGTTCCTCCACTTGACGAAGCGGCAGCGCCTTGCGCCGATAGACGTACGTCACAAGTTCGGGATCAGACGCAATCGCATGGGCGCACAAGAGCGCGTTTCGGCGCGCGTCTTCGTGCTTGGGCGAAAGCTCCACCAACTCCCGAAAGGACAACCCAAACTCCTCGAGCCGACGGGCATACTCTTCGATCTCGTACGCCCGCATCGCGGCCTCTTCCCGGCGCTGATGCTCCGCGATGGAAGACGCCACCTCGACCCAGTTCGAGACGTGATCGTCCTCGTCGGCTTGATCGAATTCGCTCCACGGGCGCAGCCGCGCGCGATGCTGACGCTGCGCTCGAAAGAAATCGACGAGGCGCCGCCGGATCACGGTTTCCGCAAACGTCAGAAACGACGCCGCGCGCTCATCTTGATACCGATCGATGGCCTCGTTGAATGCCGCCAGCGACACGCTGTATTCGTCGTCCGCGTGTGGATCGATATATCGCTTGGCCGTTTGCGACGCGATTCGCAGGATAAAGGGTATGTACAGGGCAATGAGCTCATTGCGCGCGTGCGCATTTCCGGCTTTCGCACTTTGGAGCAGGCGGGCCAACTCGTTTCGTTCGTCTAATGACCTTCCGCGAAACGGGAGAACGCCCACGCTCCCACCTCACCTCATGAATTCGTTCCCGGCCCCACGTTTACGGGGGTGCGGATGGATAAGCCGGCGTTCTGCTTCAGCCTGAAGGCACGGAGCGCCCCAGGTGGCGATAGGCGGACGGCATGACGACGCGCCCGCGCGGCGTCCGCTTCAAGAAGCCAATTTGAAGCAAGTACGGTTCGTACACGTCCTCCAGCGTCGACGGCTCCTCGCCGACTGCGGCCGCGAGCGTGTCGAGCCCGACAGGGCCCCCGCCGAATTTGTCCATCGCCGCCTCTAGAATCCGCTTGTCGGTGGCGTCGAGCCCCAGGGGATCCACGTGCAGTTGCGCGAGCGCCTCGGCGGCCCGCGCCGCATCAATTTCCGGCCAGCCTGCGACCTGCGCGATATCGCGCACCCGCTTCAACAGCCGGTTCGCGATGCGCGGCGTTCCTCGCGCTCGGCGGGCAATCTCGGCGCATCCGTCCTCCGTGATGGCCAGTTGCAGAATCCGCGCATTGCGCTTGACGATCTCGGCGAGATCGCGCACCGGGTAGTAGTCCAGATGCAGCATCACGCCGAAGCGATCGCGCAGGGGGTGCGACAGGAGCCCCGCGCGGGTCGTGGCGCCAATCAGCGTGAACGGCGGAAGGTCCAGCCTCACGGAGCGGGCACTCGGACCTTTGCCAATGACGATGTCAATCGCAAAGTCCTCCATAGCCGGATAGAGGACCTCTTCGACGCTCGGCGACAGGCGGTGGATCTCGTCGATGAACAGCACGTCGCCCGGCTGCAGATTCGTCAGGATGGCCGCGAGATCGCCGGCGCGCTCAATGGCCGGACCGGAGGTCACACGGATTTGGACGCCGAGCTCGTTGGCGATGATCATCGCAAGAGACGTCTTGCCGAGACCGGGCGGACCGTACAGCAGGACGTGATCGAGCGGCTCTCCGCGCTCTTTGGCGGCCTGAATGAAGATCCTCAGGTTCTCCACGACAGCGCGCTGGCCGATGTAATCGTCGAGAAAACGGGGGCGAATGGTGTCAAGCTGCGCGTCCTCGCGCATCCATTCGGCAGAAATCAGTCGCTCGTCCATCCGGCCACCTCCTCATCCCTCGGCTACGGCTGCGACAGCGGCTCGGTCCGCGCGTCTCGCGCATACAGATACGTCAGCGCCGCCTTGATGGTGTCTTCGACGGACTGGCGACCTCCGCCGACCGCGGACACCGCCTCTTCGGCCTCCCGAGGGCGGTACCCGAGCGCGACAAGTGCTGACACCGCGTCCTGTGCCGCTGAAGCCTGCGGGCCAGAAACAGGAGCGGGAGCGCGCAAGGCAACGGGCGCCAAGTCGTCGAGCTTCTCGCGCAGTTCTACGACCAGCCGACTGGCGAGTTTGCGGCCAATGCCGGGCAGGCGACTCAGGCTGTCGGCGTCCTCCGCCAGGATGGCTGCGACAATTTCGCCGACTCCTGCAGCCCCAATGACCTGAAGCGCCAGCTTGGGCCCAATCCCCGACACCGCAACCATGCGTTCAAACAGAGCCCGTTCCTCGACGGTCTCGAAGCCGTAGAGCGCCCAGCCGTCCTCGCGCACATGATGGTGTGTATACAAGAATGCGGTGTCGCCGAGGTTCAGCGCCGCGTGCGTGCGATCGCTCACATGTACGCGATAGCCCACGTCTCGCACGTCGAGATCGACATACCCTGGCCCGAGGAACGTCACGCGCCCCCGCAAGAAAGCGATCACCGAAAACGCCCCCGTTCCCACATCCATCCCGTCCGCTTGCCTGCGGCCAGTCTCGCCTCCAGCTCGCCGATCCGTCCGGCATGCGCATGCGCGATGGCGACTGCCAGCGCGTCGGCCGCGTCATCGGGCTTCGGGACGCTCGTCAGCCTCAAAAGGAGTCTCACCATCTCCTGAACCTGCCGTTTGTCCGCTCGTCCGTACCCTGTCACCGCCTGCTTGACCTGCATGGGCGTATACTCCGTCACCGCAAGCCCCGCTTGCGCGCCCGCCAAGAGGGCAACGCCGCGCGCCTGGCCGACCGTGAAGGCGGTCGTGGCGTTGCGGCTGAAGAACAGCTCTTCCACCACCATGACCTCAGGACGATACGTTCGGCAGAGCTCCGTCAGTTGTTGAAAAATATGCTGAAGCCTCTCGGGCAAAGGCGTGTCTGCACCCGTCTCGATACAGCCGTGCGACACATGGCGGAGCGAATCACCCGGCCCTCGCTCAATGATGCCGAATCCCAGCCGGGCCAAGCCGGGGTCCACGCCAAGGATGCGCAAGGACTCCACAATCGCTCCTCCTCGTGTTCTCTATTTGTCATTCGCCACGAACCCTCGAAACTCCTACCCATACAGATATGGAAAATAGAAGGACAGGATGACAACAGGGCGATCGCTGCGTCACACCGAGCGATCGCCCGGAATCCGCCCACCGGGATCGCGCATATACACGGGCGTGAGGAAGTAACAGCTGAGGGGAATGTCAAGTCGCCACGCGGGCCTCGATCCGGCAAACGCCACCACCGCATCGTCCTCGACCCGCCGACGCTCGATCATCATCGCACCTGTGTTCGTCTCGTTGACGAGAATCACGCGGCGCGCAGGATGGTGGACGCGATGATGCGATCCGAAGTCCGTGCTCGCCGACGCTGCCTCGTGGGCCTCCACCGAGGCCCCCCACGCCATCGCGGCGCAGGCGGACAAGGCCGCAAGCACTGCGCGCATGCCACCCTTTCGCATGGCCATCTGAACCTGCCTCCCGCCTCATCGAGAAGGTTCAGAAGTTAGCGTGCGCACATGCGAGACCATTATGCGCCTACTCGTCTTCTTCCTCCTCGTCGCCCGTGTCGAGATTCGTGTACACGGTCTGTACATCGTCCAGCGACTCGAGGGCCTCGACGAGATCGTACACCTGTTCCAACGCCTCCTCGGGCAGATCCATCTTCGTCGACGCCTCGTACGTGAGGGACGCTTCCTCGTAGGGAATCCCTTTCTCCTCGAGACTCATTCGCACGGCGCGGAAGTTGTCCGGGGTCGTCTTCACGACGTACGTGCGGGATCGCTCGATCACGTCCTCAGCCCCCGCCTCGAGCGCCACCATCATCAGATCATCCCCGTCCACCTTGTACTTGGGGACGACGATCTCGCCGAACCGCTGGAACATCCACGCCACCGCGCCGGATTCGGCAAGATTCCCGCCGTGCTTGCGAAACAGGTGCCGAACCTCCGCGGCGGTGCGGTTGCGGTTGTCGGTGAGGATTTCGAGCAGAAGGGCCACCCCATGCGGGCCGTACCCTTCATAGAGCAACTCTTCGTAGGTGGCGCCTTCGATCTGCCCCGTGGCCTTCGCGATGGTGCGCTGGATGTTCTCCATGGGCAGGTTGTTCGCCCTCGCCCGTTCGATGGCGACGCGCAGCCGGAAATTCGTCTCGGGATTACCGCCGCCCTCGCGCGCCGCCTGGTAGATATCCTTGGACAGCTTGGTGAACAACTGCCCGCGAATGGCGTCCTGCTTGCCCTTTCGCCGCTGAATATTGTGCCACTTCGAATGTCCCGCCATGTCCATTCACTCCAAGCATCAAGTTCCCCAGTCGCGCAGATACCGAAAGTCGAGGCCAATGGTTCGCCCCGACAGCTTGGCGATGATCGGCATGCGCCGCTTGTACTGATTGTGTCGAACGCGCTCGACGATGGCCCGCACCAGGCGCTCTGGATAACCGCGGCTCACGATCTCGTCCGGCGACATCCGGAGATCCACCCACTGGTACAAGATCTCGTCTGCCTCGTCGTACGAGAAGCCGAGTTCCTTTTCATCCGTCTGATCCGCCCACAAATCCGCGCTCGGCGCTTTCTCGAGGATGCTGCTCGGCACGCCCAGATGCGCAGCCAACTGCCGCACCTGGCATTTGTACAAATCCCCAATGGGATTGAGCGCGCTCGCCATGTCGCCGAACTGCGTGC
This window harbors:
- the ruvA gene encoding Holliday junction branch migration protein RuvA, giving the protein MIAFLRGRVTFLGPGYVDLDVRDVGYRVHVSDRTHAALNLGDTAFLYTHHHVREDGWALYGFETVEERALFERMVAVSGIGPKLALQVIGAAGVGEIVAAILAEDADSLSRLPGIGRKLASRLVVELREKLDDLAPVALRAPAPVSGPQASAAQDAVSALVALGYRPREAEEAVSAVGGGRQSVEDTIKAALTYLYARDARTEPLSQP
- the queA gene encoding tRNA preQ1(34) S-adenosylmethionine ribosyltransferase-isomerase QueA; translation: MRVEDFDYELPEHLIAQQPLPERDQSRLLVVDPVDRVVRHRIFADIVEELNPGDVLVMNDSRVLPARLHAVKPDTGGHVELLLVRPIDHQPNTWQCLARPAKRVRVGHRLVLGEGGDVVEMEVVGEEDEGIRLVRFDTTESVIDIANRLGEMPLPPYIHEKLEDQERYQTVYAKRVGSVAAPTAGLHFTERLLQRLRDKGVQLCHVTLHVGIGTFRPVQVENVEEHRMHSEWYEVSPETAEMVNRAKADGRPVIAVGTTALRTLEAAGQSGVLEAKQGETDIFIYPGFKFHIMDGLITNFHLPKSTLFMLVCAIMGTDYAKAVYREAVERSYRFFSFGDAMFIKRRADIAGTREV
- the ruvB gene encoding Holliday junction branch migration DNA helicase RuvB, with translation MDERLISAEWMREDAQLDTIRPRFLDDYIGQRAVVENLRIFIQAAKERGEPLDHVLLYGPPGLGKTSLAMIIANELGVQIRVTSGPAIERAGDLAAILTNLQPGDVLFIDEIHRLSPSVEEVLYPAMEDFAIDIVIGKGPSARSVRLDLPPFTLIGATTRAGLLSHPLRDRFGVMLHLDYYPVRDLAEIVKRNARILQLAITEDGCAEIARRARGTPRIANRLLKRVRDIAQVAGWPEIDAARAAEALAQLHVDPLGLDATDKRILEAAMDKFGGGPVGLDTLAAAVGEEPSTLEDVYEPYLLQIGFLKRTPRGRVVMPSAYRHLGRSVPSG
- a CDS encoding YebC/PmpR family DNA-binding transcriptional regulator, producing MAGHSKWHNIQRRKGKQDAIRGQLFTKLSKDIYQAAREGGGNPETNFRLRVAIERARANNLPMENIQRTIAKATGQIEGATYEELLYEGYGPHGVALLLEILTDNRNRTAAEVRHLFRKHGGNLAESGAVAWMFQRFGEIVVPKYKVDGDDLMMVALEAGAEDVIERSRTYVVKTTPDNFRAVRMSLEEKGIPYEEASLTYEASTKMDLPEEALEQVYDLVEALESLDDVQTVYTNLDTGDEEEEDE
- the sigI gene encoding RNA polymerase sigma factor SigI; the protein is MGVLPFRGRSLDERNELARLLQSAKAGNAHARNELIALYIPFILRIASQTAKRYIDPHADDEYSVSLAAFNEAIDRYQDERAASFLTFAETVIRRRLVDFFRAQRQHRARLRPWSEFDQADEDDHVSNWVEVASSIAEHQRREEAAMRAYEIEEYARRLEEFGLSFRELVELSPKHEDARRNALLCAHAIASDPELVTYVYRRKALPLRQVEERVRVSRKTLERQRKYILAMVLLLSGDFPMLKSFLLRAEGD
- the ruvC gene encoding crossover junction endodeoxyribonuclease RuvC; translated protein: MESLRILGVDPGLARLGFGIIERGPGDSLRHVSHGCIETGADTPLPERLQHIFQQLTELCRTYRPEVMVVEELFFSRNATTAFTVGQARGVALLAGAQAGLAVTEYTPMQVKQAVTGYGRADKRQVQEMVRLLLRLTSVPKPDDAADALAVAIAHAHAGRIGELEARLAAGKRTGWMWERGRFR
- a CDS encoding anti-sigma factor domain-containing protein — encoded protein: MSVRVRGRAVVVELQGNRAILLTDDGAFVNVTARPGMSVGDVIDMGVGGRAGGGLLRAWARRRVAIGAVAACALCAAMGGGALSVAGWGARPQALVSVDANAEWSLAVDQHMRVVSASAYNAVGQSILAHVRVKGKPLADAVRSLVGELAAEGKMPRNDSVVVATTSLDGDDVGSDINRAVTSAVQGATQGQGNVYSMALSRSVWDQALANHVAPAQYASYLLAQEVGVHVHLSDLSSANVQTVVAQAHDLHTALEGLNTGNYEEVASIVEAALSQPLNSRGEPRYNG